From the genome of Romeriopsis navalis LEGE 11480, one region includes:
- a CDS encoding universal stress protein produces MIEKILLADAGRGPSEKMLKALMKVPYMQRANVTLLNVIPNKSSETEMTENRATGQAVMEKAIASLDLDPNKTNMIIREGDPKGVVCEVAEELQTDLLIMGSRGLKRLESILSNSVSQYVFQLSSRPMLLVKDDIYIRDIERITVAMDKSDASKQCLEMAIAMLRDIPNSTLNLIRVDPKAKTELVGREAAQDPILAEASKQAERYGNISIRCFVGTGKAGKAICRLADSAKTDLLILGSPDRRPSIAKNMPDLDRLLGNSLSDYVRVNATFPVLLARTLG; encoded by the coding sequence ATGATTGAGAAGATTTTACTCGCTGATGCGGGCCGTGGGCCTTCAGAGAAGATGCTCAAAGCACTGATGAAGGTGCCTTATATGCAACGAGCCAATGTGACGTTGCTCAATGTGATTCCGAATAAATCGTCGGAAACCGAGATGACCGAAAATCGGGCGACGGGTCAAGCCGTGATGGAAAAGGCAATCGCATCACTAGACCTTGATCCCAACAAAACCAACATGATCATCCGAGAAGGCGACCCAAAGGGCGTGGTCTGTGAGGTGGCCGAGGAATTACAAACAGACCTATTGATTATGGGCTCACGGGGCCTCAAGCGCTTGGAATCAATTCTGAGCAACTCGGTCAGTCAATATGTTTTTCAATTGTCATCGCGGCCAATGCTATTGGTGAAGGATGACATTTACATTCGCGACATTGAACGGATTACGGTGGCGATGGATAAATCGGACGCCTCCAAGCAATGCTTAGAGATGGCGATCGCGATGCTCCGCGACATCCCAAACAGCACCCTTAATCTGATTCGGGTTGACCCCAAAGCCAAAACGGAATTAGTCGGGCGTGAAGCCGCTCAGGATCCAATCTTGGCTGAGGCAAGCAAGCAAGCAGAGCGTTATGGCAATATCAGCATTCGCTGTTTTGTCGGCACCGGAAAAGCGGGGAAAGCGATCTGCCGGTTAGCCGATAGCGCCAAAACTGACTTGCTGATTTTGGGATCGCCCGATCGCCGTCCATCGATCGCCAAAAACATGCCAGACCTCGATCGCCTACTCGGCAACTCCCTCTCTGACTACGTTCGGGTGAATGCCACCTTCCCAGTTTTGCTAGCCCGAACCCTGGGTTAA
- a CDS encoding mannose-1-phosphate guanylyltransferase, with protein sequence MSQSTTPTLIPVILAGGKGERFWPLSRRSRPKQFLCLDGGDRSLLQATADRLLATSSGWENLWVVTAAHLESGMQAQLPELPDANLLVEPEGRDTAPALAWSTLEVAKRYGEDAVLGFFPADHWIADLDIFQATLAAAAEMAVKDDVIVTLGIAPAYASTGYGYIEQGDALGEYGEGYPAYKVSRFTEKPDRQTAEEFIQSGRFSWNGGMFVFKASTVLQELEKHAPEILNPLKEKGIAAYGEVPKNSIDYALMEKTTKATVMPVKFGWDDLGDWGAIDRLRKSDAPNVELAQHVGLDTAGSLLYSTSDDDLIVTIGMEDTVIVRDGNVTLVVKKDRTQDIKQVLKTLREMPAHQDLL encoded by the coding sequence ATGTCCCAATCAACTACTCCGACCCTGATTCCCGTGATTCTTGCCGGTGGTAAAGGTGAGCGCTTTTGGCCCCTGAGTCGTCGCAGTCGTCCAAAGCAGTTTTTATGTTTGGATGGGGGCGATCGCAGCTTATTACAGGCAACGGCCGATCGGTTATTGGCGACGTCCTCGGGCTGGGAAAATCTCTGGGTCGTGACTGCGGCACATCTGGAATCCGGTATGCAGGCGCAGTTGCCGGAGCTGCCGGATGCGAATCTGTTGGTTGAGCCAGAGGGGCGTGATACGGCCCCAGCGTTGGCTTGGAGCACTTTGGAAGTGGCGAAGCGCTACGGCGAAGATGCAGTATTAGGCTTCTTTCCTGCGGATCACTGGATTGCGGACCTGGATATTTTTCAAGCGACGTTGGCTGCTGCTGCCGAAATGGCAGTGAAAGATGATGTGATTGTTACCTTAGGGATTGCCCCGGCCTACGCTTCAACGGGTTATGGCTATATTGAGCAGGGGGATGCCTTGGGGGAATATGGCGAGGGTTATCCCGCCTATAAGGTCAGCCGATTTACCGAGAAGCCCGATCGTCAAACCGCCGAGGAATTTATCCAGAGTGGCCGCTTTAGCTGGAATGGTGGCATGTTTGTTTTTAAGGCATCGACCGTTTTACAAGAACTTGAAAAGCATGCGCCGGAGATTCTGAATCCCCTCAAGGAAAAGGGAATTGCGGCCTATGGGGAGGTGCCGAAAAATAGCATTGACTACGCTTTGATGGAAAAAACCACAAAAGCGACGGTGATGCCGGTGAAATTCGGTTGGGATGATTTGGGTGATTGGGGGGCGATCGACCGTCTCCGCAAGTCGGATGCCCCGAACGTTGAGCTGGCCCAGCATGTCGGGCTGGATACGGCGGGATCGCTGCTCTACTCGACCAGTGATGATGATTTAATTGTGACGATTGGCATGGAAGATACCGTGATTGTGCGCGATGGTAACGTTACCCTCGTGGTGAAAAAAGATCGCACTCAGGACATTAAGCAGGTGCTGAAGACGTTGCGAGAAATGCCAGCGCATCAGGACTTGCTATGA
- a CDS encoding LCP family protein codes for MHHHPQKFRFGQWIGRAAIVLGASAVAASLGALAAVTIPIPGALSPQEGQRLLSGLVKNGFQYKVSRPVTVLVMGIDRVPDAADQAAIFSGRSDTMLILRIDPKENSVNMLSIPRDTQVEVPGIGVTKINQANASGGPLLARETVAGALNGIEIDRYVRVSTDAFRELVNQLGGVRVYVPTDMKYEDKTQNLNIDLEAGWRHLNGNQAEQFARFRNDNFGDIGRVQRQQALLKALRGQVSNPLTIARIPSIIKSMEKYIDTNLSFEEMIALVTLGLKMEQKDFQMVLLPGRFSGVDEFRSSYWIMDPDGRDRILRQYFKQTDDRDTETADTSQYDLRIAVQNATDDPDAGVRVADYLAAQGYYRVFMTKPWAESQAKTQVIVQGGQLDAAKSIQRELRIDQVEAASTGDLDSDLTIRVGNDWEQLSLDNFRR; via the coding sequence ATGCATCATCACCCGCAGAAATTTCGCTTTGGCCAATGGATTGGTCGGGCCGCAATTGTTCTGGGCGCCAGTGCGGTGGCGGCATCACTGGGCGCACTCGCCGCTGTCACTATTCCAATTCCGGGGGCGCTATCACCGCAGGAAGGCCAGCGTTTGCTGAGTGGCCTGGTCAAAAATGGCTTCCAATATAAAGTCTCCCGACCGGTCACCGTTCTGGTCATGGGTATCGATCGCGTGCCGGATGCCGCCGATCAGGCCGCCATCTTTAGTGGACGCAGTGACACCATGCTGATCCTGCGGATTGACCCAAAGGAAAATAGTGTCAATATGCTATCGATTCCCCGCGATACCCAAGTCGAAGTACCGGGTATCGGCGTCACCAAAATCAACCAAGCTAACGCAAGTGGTGGGCCACTCCTAGCCCGCGAAACCGTCGCTGGGGCCCTGAATGGGATTGAAATCGATCGCTACGTGCGCGTCAGTACCGATGCTTTTCGAGAACTGGTGAATCAACTGGGTGGCGTGCGCGTCTATGTCCCCACGGACATGAAGTACGAAGACAAAACGCAAAACCTTAATATTGATCTCGAAGCCGGTTGGCGACATCTCAATGGCAATCAAGCCGAACAATTTGCCCGGTTCCGCAATGACAACTTCGGTGATATTGGCCGGGTCCAGCGCCAACAAGCCTTACTTAAAGCGCTGCGCGGTCAGGTCAGCAACCCTCTAACGATTGCCCGCATTCCGAGCATTATCAAATCGATGGAAAAATACATCGATACCAACTTGAGTTTCGAAGAAATGATCGCCCTCGTGACATTGGGGCTCAAGATGGAGCAGAAAGACTTTCAGATGGTCCTGTTGCCAGGCCGCTTTAGTGGCGTCGACGAATTCCGCTCCAGCTATTGGATTATGGATCCGGATGGCCGTGATCGGATCTTACGCCAATACTTCAAACAAACCGACGATCGCGATACAGAAACAGCTGATACGTCGCAGTACGATCTGCGAATTGCGGTTCAGAACGCCACCGATGATCCCGACGCAGGTGTCCGAGTTGCGGACTACCTAGCAGCCCAGGGTTACTACCGCGTATTCATGACCAAGCCATGGGCTGAAAGTCAGGCCAAAACCCAAGTGATTGTCCAAGGTGGTCAACTGGACGCAGCCAAATCGATTCAACGAGAGCTGCGCATTGATCAAGTGGAAGCCGCGTCAACTGGTGATCTCGACTCCGACTTAACCATCCGAGTGGGCAATGACTGGGAACAGCTATCCCTCGATAACTTCCGCCGTTAA
- a CDS encoding L,D-transpeptidase — MNSQPRRYVSVLLAVGICLSAGSAAVAQASGGATAEPTLAETPGNVLTQPTAPTPATVTPAATEAPLGSVVKESVVRLVLKRSKRRVYVYKDDKVVSSYPVAVGKRGWETPLGQFKVLNMEKNPTFKSFKSGVIIPPGPDNPLGVRWIGIWTDGKTQLGFHGTDQPHLIGRAVSHGCIRMHNRDVVRLYAQVKPGTAVKVIP; from the coding sequence ATGAATTCCCAACCTCGTCGTTATGTGAGTGTGTTGCTTGCTGTTGGAATCTGTCTCAGTGCGGGATCAGCGGCGGTGGCCCAGGCGAGTGGTGGTGCAACGGCTGAGCCGACATTAGCGGAGACGCCGGGTAACGTCCTAACTCAGCCAACTGCACCGACGCCTGCTACTGTGACACCGGCGGCAACGGAAGCGCCGTTGGGGTCGGTCGTGAAGGAATCCGTGGTGCGACTTGTCCTCAAGCGTAGTAAGCGTCGGGTTTATGTCTATAAGGATGACAAAGTTGTCAGTAGCTATCCTGTAGCCGTAGGCAAGCGGGGATGGGAAACGCCGTTGGGGCAGTTTAAAGTGCTCAATATGGAAAAGAATCCCACATTTAAAAGTTTTAAGTCCGGTGTCATTATCCCCCCAGGACCTGATAATCCGCTGGGTGTGCGGTGGATTGGCATTTGGACTGACGGTAAAACGCAACTTGGTTTCCATGGTACGGACCAGCCACATTTAATCGGGCGGGCGGTTTCCCACGGCTGTATTCGCATGCACAATCGCGATGTTGTGCGGCTGTATGCTCAGGTGAAACCAGGAACTGCTGTCAAAGTCATTCCTTAA
- the grxC gene encoding glutaredoxin 3, with protein sequence MAANVEIYTWSTCPFCIRAKALLDRKGVEYTEYCLDGDNAGRAKMVERTGGPKSVPQIFIDDKYIGGCDDIHALDRQGGLDPLLQAG encoded by the coding sequence ATGGCTGCTAACGTCGAAATTTATACCTGGAGCACCTGTCCTTTCTGCATTCGAGCCAAAGCATTACTCGATCGCAAAGGCGTTGAATATACCGAATATTGCCTGGATGGCGATAATGCGGGTCGCGCCAAAATGGTGGAGCGCACCGGGGGACCCAAGTCCGTGCCCCAGATTTTCATTGATGACAAATATATTGGCGGCTGTGATGATATCCATGCGCTTGATCGCCAGGGAGGCTTAGACCCCTTGCTACAAGCGGGTTAG
- the gshB gene encoding glutathione synthase translates to MNIAFIIDPIMGLDPTHDSSVAMMEAASELGHTVWITQQSQLSVKADQAWATLQQVNIHPVKLVDGNWVAPQPWFTLGSIVHQPLETMQAVFMRADPPVDTAYLYTTYILDYVDPRRTLVMNRPAGLRAANEKMYALQFQDAIPKTVVTQDKQVIREFLEAEGAAVIKPLGGKAGEGILFLEAGDRNFNSLVEISTQQGQLPIMVQAYLPDAKLGDKRIIVLDGAPIGTVNRVPTGEDFRGNMAVGGRAEASPLTDRERAICRQLAPKLRQDGLIFVGVDVIGGYLTEVNVTSPTGIREADRLGLNPGESPRQIGHQVIRWVEQQITP, encoded by the coding sequence GTGAACATAGCATTTATTATTGATCCGATCATGGGGCTTGATCCAACCCATGATTCTAGTGTCGCAATGATGGAAGCGGCCAGCGAACTAGGTCATACGGTTTGGATTACCCAACAGTCACAGCTTAGTGTCAAGGCCGACCAAGCCTGGGCGACCCTGCAGCAGGTCAATATCCACCCCGTCAAACTGGTTGACGGCAACTGGGTCGCGCCGCAACCCTGGTTCACTCTAGGGTCGATCGTGCATCAGCCGCTTGAAACGATGCAAGCGGTGTTCATGCGGGCGGACCCGCCAGTCGATACGGCCTACCTTTACACGACCTACATTCTCGACTACGTTGATCCGCGGCGCACCTTAGTCATGAACCGGCCCGCCGGCCTGCGCGCGGCCAACGAGAAAATGTATGCACTGCAATTCCAAGACGCGATTCCCAAAACCGTTGTCACCCAAGACAAACAGGTGATTCGCGAATTCCTCGAGGCCGAGGGAGCCGCAGTCATAAAACCCCTAGGTGGCAAAGCCGGGGAAGGCATCTTGTTTCTCGAAGCAGGTGATCGCAACTTCAACTCGCTTGTCGAAATCAGCACCCAGCAAGGCCAGTTACCGATTATGGTGCAGGCTTATCTACCCGATGCGAAGTTGGGCGATAAGCGCATTATTGTGCTGGATGGGGCACCGATCGGCACGGTCAACCGAGTACCAACTGGAGAAGACTTTCGCGGCAATATGGCCGTTGGTGGACGGGCCGAAGCGTCCCCTCTGACTGATCGAGAACGCGCGATTTGTCGCCAGCTCGCGCCCAAGCTACGGCAGGATGGTTTGATTTTTGTTGGTGTCGATGTGATTGGCGGCTACCTCACAGAAGTGAATGTCACGAGTCCTACCGGGATTCGGGAAGCCGATCGGCTGGGGTTAAACCCCGGCGAATCGCCGCGTCAAATTGGCCATCAGGTGATTCGTTGGGTCGAACAACAAATCACCCCCTAG
- a CDS encoding CHASE2 domain-containing protein has product MFPVPRQRQVIPPTPRRNQLRRLWNRGRVILTASGIALSVIGIRFTGILQPLELATLDQGFRWRATKPPDDRIVIVGITETDIRSLNQWPLSDAKLAELLRKIQQGNPQAIGLDLYRDLQSQSGSAEINQLFAKSPNIFGILLLQPDANNQSVERLEDAIAVRPPAILAQKNQIGFNNTIQDVDQRVRRSLLYWPVQIRTTDPNGEPQIRTQHYESFALKIAQHYLKPYEITPQAAPGYRNPRVMQLGKAILPSLKQSDGLYTRADTGGYQIFANYRGPTSHFKHVSALDVLTGKLPADTFRDRIVLIGSVAGSLKDTVATPYSTLKQDSPQLMSGVELQANLISQLITAALNDGQGIFQTLPEGVEWVWVWVAAYWGTYISWRLRSPQKSFVVICLSSLGLIIITYGAFISGWIVPLLPPLIALLGASMMVTNYIAHAEQEMNRSKEFLAQIIDSIPDPIFVKDRHQDWIVLNQAYANFIGLPIDQLLGQNVHSIFPAAQAQWLRTQDEWVFGRQATQEVEEEFVNLQGQRYHISTKRSLHRDRAGNVFLVGVIHDITERKTLEEELKQARDKLSRDNSELSYLANHDALTGLPNRKLFLECLQQAIETAAAASHPHHKVALLFLDLDGFKEVNDTLGHNVGDLLLQAVAQRLQSCLRAGSDTVARLGGDEFVVVLPNVPGALVAKRVAQKILTTLAEEFTIESHGIQVTTSIGISLYPQDGEQITGLIQAADTAMYQSKNSGKNQYTIAQITRTAVKRPAR; this is encoded by the coding sequence ATGTTCCCCGTTCCGCGTCAACGTCAAGTTATTCCACCCACCCCACGCCGTAATCAGTTACGGCGACTGTGGAATCGCGGTCGCGTAATCTTAACGGCCAGTGGCATTGCCCTGAGTGTGATCGGCATCCGATTTACCGGCATTTTGCAGCCGCTCGAGCTCGCCACGCTCGATCAAGGCTTTCGTTGGCGGGCCACCAAGCCCCCAGATGATCGCATCGTGATTGTCGGCATTACCGAAACCGATATTCGCAGCCTGAATCAATGGCCCTTAAGTGATGCCAAGCTCGCCGAGTTACTCCGCAAAATTCAGCAGGGCAACCCACAGGCGATCGGCCTCGACCTTTATCGGGATTTACAAAGTCAATCCGGCAGTGCCGAAATCAATCAGCTGTTTGCCAAGTCGCCCAACATCTTTGGGATTCTCCTGCTACAACCCGATGCCAACAATCAAAGTGTTGAGCGGCTTGAAGATGCGATTGCCGTGCGCCCACCCGCGATTTTGGCCCAAAAAAATCAAATCGGCTTCAACAATACCATTCAAGATGTTGATCAAAGAGTGCGCCGATCGCTCCTATATTGGCCGGTTCAAATCCGCACCACTGACCCCAATGGCGAACCGCAGATTCGGACTCAGCACTATGAGAGTTTTGCGCTGAAAATTGCCCAGCACTACCTCAAACCCTACGAAATTACGCCCCAAGCGGCACCGGGTTATCGAAATCCCCGGGTCATGCAATTAGGGAAAGCTATCCTACCATCCCTTAAACAATCCGATGGACTGTACACAAGGGCCGATACGGGGGGGTACCAAATTTTCGCGAACTATCGCGGTCCCACTTCACACTTCAAGCATGTCTCCGCGCTAGATGTCTTAACCGGCAAACTCCCCGCCGACACCTTTCGCGATCGCATCGTCCTTATCGGGTCCGTCGCTGGCAGCCTCAAAGATACCGTAGCGACTCCCTACAGCACCCTCAAACAAGACAGTCCACAGTTAATGAGTGGCGTCGAACTCCAGGCGAATTTGATCAGTCAATTGATCACCGCCGCCCTGAATGATGGTCAAGGTATTTTCCAAACCCTGCCGGAGGGCGTTGAATGGGTTTGGGTTTGGGTCGCCGCCTATTGGGGGACCTATATCAGTTGGCGACTGCGCTCTCCCCAAAAGTCTTTTGTGGTGATTTGCCTATCGAGTTTAGGGTTAATCATTATCACCTACGGCGCCTTTATCAGCGGCTGGATCGTGCCATTATTGCCACCCCTGATTGCCTTGCTCGGGGCTTCCATGATGGTGACGAATTACATTGCTCATGCAGAGCAAGAAATGAATCGATCGAAGGAGTTTCTGGCCCAGATTATCGACTCGATTCCGGACCCAATTTTTGTCAAAGATCGGCATCAAGATTGGATCGTCCTGAATCAAGCCTATGCCAATTTTATTGGCCTGCCGATTGATCAACTGCTCGGTCAAAATGTCCACAGCATTTTTCCCGCCGCCCAAGCCCAATGGCTACGGACCCAAGATGAATGGGTCTTTGGCCGTCAAGCGACGCAGGAAGTCGAAGAAGAATTTGTGAACCTTCAAGGCCAACGCTATCACATCTCCACCAAACGATCGCTGCACCGCGACCGCGCTGGCAACGTCTTTTTGGTCGGCGTCATCCACGACATCACGGAGCGGAAAACCCTCGAAGAGGAACTCAAGCAAGCACGGGATAAATTATCCCGCGATAATTCTGAACTGAGTTATCTGGCCAACCATGATGCACTGACCGGGTTGCCCAACCGCAAGCTCTTCCTTGAATGCCTCCAGCAAGCGATCGAGACTGCGGCCGCGGCCAGCCACCCCCATCACAAAGTTGCACTCCTCTTCCTCGATCTCGACGGCTTCAAAGAAGTCAATGACACTTTGGGACACAATGTCGGTGATTTGTTACTCCAAGCCGTTGCGCAACGCTTACAGTCTTGTCTGCGGGCCGGTAGCGATACAGTGGCCCGACTCGGCGGCGATGAATTTGTCGTCGTGCTGCCAAATGTCCCGGGAGCCTTAGTCGCGAAACGTGTGGCCCAGAAAATTTTGACCACTTTGGCCGAAGAATTTACGATCGAGAGCCACGGCATTCAGGTCACCACCAGTATCGGGATTAGCTTATATCCCCAAGATGGCGAACAAATCACCGGTCTAATTCAAGCAGCCGATACTGCCATGTATCAATCAAAAAATAGTGGCAAAAATCAATACACGATCGCCCAAATCACACGCACAGCCGTTAAACGTCCGGCACGCTAA
- the metG gene encoding methionine--tRNA ligase: MSALNHNQFAITTPLYYVNDVPHIGSAYPTVATDAISRWYRLKGSDVLFITGSDEHGQKIQRTAAERDRTPQAHCDAIVGNFKSLWEELQITHDRFIRTTSDRHAAVVQEFFQRVWDNGDIYLSQQQGYYCVACEEFKDEKELLPEQHCPIHTNRAVEWRDEENYFFRLSKYEDKLLQLYAEQPDLIQPNNRRNEVLSFVKQGLRDFSISRVNFDWGFPVPTDPSHVIYVWFDALLGYITASVPPDQAPTLANASHWWPAHTHIIGKDILRFHAVYWPAMLMSAGLPLPSRIFGHGFLVTKDGMKMGKSTQNIKPAYLLERYGVDAFRYYFLKEIKFGQDGNFEEVRFVNILNADLANDLGNLLNRTLKMVLKYFGNQVPELDVTAIAADHPLKSDGSALGKQVAQAYESLAFHDACEAIIRLMRAGNRYIDEQAPWKLYKQGEATKVAEVLYTIIESVRLAAYLLSPITPTISTRIYQQLGYLVDFGNSPINDVSITFQHHSQWGILAPGQALGEPQPVFQKLELPETSEADL; the protein is encoded by the coding sequence ATGTCAGCTTTAAACCACAATCAATTTGCCATTACAACGCCGCTGTACTACGTCAACGACGTGCCGCACATTGGTAGTGCCTATCCCACCGTCGCCACTGATGCGATTTCCCGGTGGTATCGACTCAAAGGCAGTGATGTGCTGTTTATCACCGGTAGTGATGAACATGGCCAAAAGATTCAGCGCACCGCCGCCGAGCGTGATCGGACACCGCAAGCCCATTGCGATGCGATCGTCGGAAATTTCAAGTCGCTCTGGGAAGAGTTACAAATCACCCATGATCGGTTTATCCGCACGACGAGCGATCGCCATGCCGCGGTTGTGCAAGAGTTTTTTCAACGGGTCTGGGACAACGGCGATATTTATCTCAGCCAACAGCAAGGATATTACTGCGTTGCCTGCGAAGAATTTAAAGATGAGAAAGAGTTACTCCCAGAACAGCATTGTCCGATTCACACCAACCGAGCCGTAGAGTGGCGCGATGAAGAGAACTACTTCTTCCGCCTCTCCAAGTACGAAGACAAACTCCTACAGCTCTATGCCGAACAACCCGATTTAATTCAGCCGAATAACCGGCGCAATGAAGTTCTCAGTTTCGTCAAGCAGGGGCTACGCGATTTCTCGATTTCGCGCGTCAATTTTGATTGGGGGTTTCCAGTACCCACTGACCCCAGTCACGTAATCTATGTCTGGTTTGATGCGCTGTTGGGTTATATCACAGCATCAGTCCCCCCCGATCAAGCCCCAACTTTAGCGAATGCCAGTCATTGGTGGCCCGCTCATACGCACATCATTGGTAAAGACATTCTGCGATTCCACGCAGTCTACTGGCCAGCGATGTTAATGTCAGCAGGATTGCCTTTACCATCCCGCATCTTTGGTCATGGGTTTCTCGTCACTAAAGATGGCATGAAGATGGGCAAAAGCACTCAAAATATCAAGCCCGCCTATTTGCTCGAGCGTTACGGCGTCGATGCGTTTCGCTACTATTTCCTGAAAGAAATTAAATTCGGTCAGGACGGTAATTTTGAGGAAGTTCGGTTTGTGAATATTCTCAATGCCGATTTAGCCAATGATTTGGGCAACCTGCTTAATCGGACGCTGAAAATGGTACTGAAATACTTCGGCAACCAAGTTCCCGAGCTCGATGTCACCGCAATCGCGGCGGACCACCCCTTGAAATCCGATGGGTCAGCGCTCGGCAAACAAGTCGCGCAAGCCTACGAGTCGCTGGCATTCCATGATGCTTGCGAGGCAATTATCCGCTTAATGCGAGCCGGTAATCGCTACATCGATGAACAAGCTCCCTGGAAGCTTTACAAACAAGGGGAGGCAACGAAAGTGGCGGAGGTGCTCTACACCATTATCGAATCCGTGCGTCTCGCCGCCTATCTTTTATCGCCAATCACACCGACCATCAGCACCCGGATTTATCAACAATTGGGATATTTAGTGGATTTTGGTAACAGTCCGATAAATGATGTGTCGATCACCTTCCAACACCATAGTCAATGGGGAATACTGGCACCAGGACAAGCCCTTGGAGAACCACAACCTGTTTTCCAAAAGCTAGAACTGCCAGAAACCTCGGAAGCTGACTTGTGA
- a CDS encoding LabA-like NYN domain-containing protein, whose protein sequence is MFSSNHENDQVFSPEQVLENRGRVAIFIDGSNLFYAALQLGIEIDYTKLLVKLTAGSRLLRSFFYTGVDRTNEKQQGFLLWMRRNGYRVISKDLVQLPDGSKKANLDVEIAVDMMSLVGSYDTAVLVSGDGDLAYAVNAVSYRGVRVEVVSLRSMTSDSLINVADRYIDLDSITEDIQKNPSRSYTYRPLTGVGSEERDEAQQPS, encoded by the coding sequence GTGTTCAGCTCAAACCATGAAAATGACCAAGTCTTCTCGCCAGAACAGGTGCTAGAAAACCGGGGCAGAGTCGCAATTTTTATTGACGGCTCGAACCTCTTCTATGCCGCACTGCAACTCGGGATCGAAATTGATTACACGAAGCTGCTAGTGAAGTTAACCGCTGGTTCCCGCTTGCTCCGATCGTTCTTCTATACCGGCGTCGATCGCACCAATGAGAAGCAACAAGGCTTTTTGCTGTGGATGCGCCGCAACGGTTATCGCGTTATTTCCAAAGACCTCGTTCAGCTGCCCGATGGCTCCAAAAAAGCTAATCTCGATGTCGAAATCGCGGTTGATATGATGTCCCTTGTCGGGTCCTACGATACGGCAGTGTTGGTGAGTGGCGACGGTGATTTAGCCTATGCCGTCAATGCCGTAAGTTACCGGGGCGTCCGGGTGGAAGTTGTCAGCTTACGCTCGATGACAAGCGATAGTTTGATTAACGTCGCTGATCGCTATATCGATCTCGATTCGATCACCGAGGATATTCAGAAGAATCCTTCGCGCAGCTATACCTATCGCCCCCTCACAGGCGTTGGTTCCGAAGAACGCGATGAGGCTCAGCAGCCCAGCTAG
- a CDS encoding photosystem II reaction center protein K, whose translation MEAMLLAKLPEAYSAFGPLVDVLPVIPVFFLALAFVWQAAIGFR comes from the coding sequence ATGGAAGCAATGCTGCTGGCGAAGCTCCCGGAAGCTTACTCTGCGTTTGGTCCACTGGTTGATGTATTACCAGTAATTCCGGTATTTTTCTTGGCATTGGCGTTTGTCTGGCAGGCAGCGATTGGCTTCCGCTAA
- a CDS encoding DUF2854 domain-containing protein, whose translation MLRQIRWAVLLLSVGSVLGFVGGVYYLHQASIPSAIATLVGVPMALVGLGLKGAELSPLTLPAPTPEIEALRLKSTATQAQILEDVTRYQYGATVHLEVALERLGIESEETDEHPPLLGIREANVDGAYALLLAFGLLDDFTFDMWKEREEALTRFFGPDVKVEVSEPDDGKEYVKVAIVATA comes from the coding sequence ATGCTGCGACAAATTCGGTGGGCAGTATTGCTATTGTCTGTAGGTTCAGTGCTGGGGTTTGTGGGTGGGGTTTACTATCTGCACCAAGCCTCGATTCCTTCGGCGATTGCGACGCTAGTTGGGGTTCCGATGGCGTTGGTGGGGCTTGGCTTGAAGGGGGCGGAACTCTCGCCACTCACGTTACCGGCTCCAACACCGGAGATAGAAGCCCTCAGACTTAAGTCCACCGCGACTCAAGCGCAAATTTTGGAGGATGTGACACGTTATCAATACGGTGCGACGGTGCATCTTGAAGTGGCGCTTGAGCGTCTGGGAATTGAGTCCGAAGAAACTGATGAACATCCACCGCTGTTAGGAATTCGCGAAGCGAATGTGGATGGTGCCTATGCGCTATTACTGGCTTTTGGATTGCTGGACGACTTCACTTTCGATATGTGGAAAGAACGTGAGGAAGCCTTAACGCGCTTCTTTGGTCCAGATGTCAAAGTCGAAGTCTCAGAGCCGGATGATGGCAAAGAGTATGTCAAGGTGGCGATTGTTGCGACGGCTTGA